One segment of Pan paniscus chromosome 20, NHGRI_mPanPan1-v2.0_pri, whole genome shotgun sequence DNA contains the following:
- the MRI1 gene encoding methylthioribose-1-phosphate isomerase isoform X1, protein MTLEAIRYSRGSLQILDQLLLPQQSRYEAVGSVHQAWEAIRAMKVRGAPAIALVGCLSLAVELQAGAGGPGLAALVAFVRDKLSFLVTARPTAVNMARAARDLADVAAREAEREGATEEAVRERVICCTEDMLEKDLRDNRSIGDLGARHLLERAAPSGGKVTVLTHCNTGALATAGYGTALGVIRSLHSLGRLEHAFCTETRPYNQGARLTAFELVYEQIPATLIADSMVAAAMAHRGVSAVVVGADRVVANGDTANKVGTYQLAIVAKHHGIPFYVAAPSSSCDLRLETGKEIIIEERPGQELTNVNGVRIAAPGIGVWNPAFDVTPHDLITGGIITELGVFAPEELWTALTTTISSRDGTLDGPQM, encoded by the exons ATGACCCTGGAGGCGATCCGCTACTCGCGGGGCTCCTTGCAGATCCTAGACCAGCTGCTGCTGCCCCAGCAGAGCCGCTACGAGGCGGTGGGCTCGGTGCACCAGGCCTGGGAGGCCATCCGCGCCATGAAG GTGCGGGGCGCCCCGGCCATAGCCCTGGTGGGCTGTCTCAGCCTCGCCGTGGAGCTGCAGGCGGGCGCCGGGGGACCGGGACTCGCCGCGCTCGTGGCCTTCGTGCGCGACAAGCTGAGCTTCCTCGTCACCGCCCGGCCCACCGCTGTCAACATGGCCCGCGCCGCCCGCGACCTGGCTGATGTTGCAGCCCGGGAGGCCGAACGGGAGGGCGCTACGGAAGAGGCGGTCCGGGAGAG AGTGATCTGCTGCACCGAGGACATGCTGGAGAAAGACCTCAGAGACAACCGAAGCATTGGGGACCTAGGAGCCCGCCACCTCCTGGAGCGGGCGGCCCCCAGCGGTGGCAAGGTGACTGTGCTGACCCACTGTAACACTGGTGCTCTGGCCACCGCTGGCTATGGTACAGCCCTAG GTGTGATCCGCTCACTGCACAGCCTGGGCCGCCTGGAGCATGCCTTCTGCACGGAGACCCGGCCCTACAACCAGGGAGCCCGGCTGACGGCCTTTGAGCTGGTCTATGAGCAGATCCCTGCCACCCTTATCGCCGACAGCATGGTGGCTGCTGCCATGGCCCATAGGGGCGTGTCAG CTGTGGTCGTGGGAGCTGACCGCGTGGTTGCCAACGGCGACACAGCCAACAAGGTGGGCACCTACCAGCTGGCCATTGTCGCCAAGCACCATGGCATTCCCTTCTACGTGGCTGCCCCCAGCTCTTCATGTGACCTCCGTCTGGAGACCGGCAAGGAGATCATTATTGAAGAGCGACCGGGCCAGGAGCTGACCAATGTTAATGGGGTCCGGATTGCAGCACCCG GGATTGGAGTTTGGAATCCTGCCTTCGATGTCACCCCCCACGACCTCATCACTGGTGGCATCATCACAGAACTGGGGGTCTTTGCCCCTGAGGAGCTCTGGACAGCCCTAACCACCACCATCTCTTCCAGGGATGGAACCCTAGATGGACCCCAGATGTAA
- the MRI1 gene encoding methylthioribose-1-phosphate isomerase isoform X2 yields MTLEAIRYSRGSLQILDQLLLPQQSRYEAVGSVHQAWEAIRAMKVRGAPAIALVGCLSLAVELQAGAGGPGLAALVAFVRDKLSFLVTARPTAVNMARAARDLADVAAREAEREGATEEAVRERCETELCEHWEEHTRQRELPLRGPLGGTVLGVIRSLHSLGRLEHAFCTETRPYNQGARLTAFELVYEQIPATLIADSMVAAAMAHRGVSAVVVGADRVVANGDTANKVGTYQLAIVAKHHGIPFYVAAPSSSCDLRLETGKEIIIEERPGQELTNVNGVRIAAPGIGVWNPAFDVTPHDLITGGIITELGVFAPEELWTALTTTISSRDGTLDGPQM; encoded by the exons ATGACCCTGGAGGCGATCCGCTACTCGCGGGGCTCCTTGCAGATCCTAGACCAGCTGCTGCTGCCCCAGCAGAGCCGCTACGAGGCGGTGGGCTCGGTGCACCAGGCCTGGGAGGCCATCCGCGCCATGAAG GTGCGGGGCGCCCCGGCCATAGCCCTGGTGGGCTGTCTCAGCCTCGCCGTGGAGCTGCAGGCGGGCGCCGGGGGACCGGGACTCGCCGCGCTCGTGGCCTTCGTGCGCGACAAGCTGAGCTTCCTCGTCACCGCCCGGCCCACCGCTGTCAACATGGCCCGCGCCGCCCGCGACCTGGCTGATGTTGCAGCCCGGGAGGCCGAACGGGAGGGCGCTACGGAAGAGGCGGTCCGGGAGAG ATGTGAAACGGAGCTATGCGAGCATTGGGAAGAGCATaccaggcagagggaactgcCACTGCGAGGGCCCCTGGGTGGGACTGTGCTTG GTGTGATCCGCTCACTGCACAGCCTGGGCCGCCTGGAGCATGCCTTCTGCACGGAGACCCGGCCCTACAACCAGGGAGCCCGGCTGACGGCCTTTGAGCTGGTCTATGAGCAGATCCCTGCCACCCTTATCGCCGACAGCATGGTGGCTGCTGCCATGGCCCATAGGGGCGTGTCAG CTGTGGTCGTGGGAGCTGACCGCGTGGTTGCCAACGGCGACACAGCCAACAAGGTGGGCACCTACCAGCTGGCCATTGTCGCCAAGCACCATGGCATTCCCTTCTACGTGGCTGCCCCCAGCTCTTCATGTGACCTCCGTCTGGAGACCGGCAAGGAGATCATTATTGAAGAGCGACCGGGCCAGGAGCTGACCAATGTTAATGGGGTCCGGATTGCAGCACCCG GGATTGGAGTTTGGAATCCTGCCTTCGATGTCACCCCCCACGACCTCATCACTGGTGGCATCATCACAGAACTGGGGGTCTTTGCCCCTGAGGAGCTCTGGACAGCCCTAACCACCACCATCTCTTCCAGGGATGGAACCCTAGATGGACCCCAGATGTAA
- the C20H19orf53 gene encoding leydig cell tumor 10 kDa protein homolog, giving the protein MAQGQRKFQAHKPAKSKTAAAASEKNRGPRKGGRVIAPKKARVVQQQKLKKNLEVGIRKKIEHDVVMKASSSLPKKLALLKAPAKKKGAAAATSSKTPS; this is encoded by the exons ATGGCGCAGGGGCAGCGCAAGTTTCAGGCGCACAAACCCGCAAAGAGTAAGACGGCAGCGGCAGCCTCTGAAAAGAATCGGGGCCCAAGAAAAGGCG GTCGTGTTATCGCTCCCAAGAAGGCGCGCGTCGTGCAGCAGCAAAAGCTCAAGAAG AACCTAGAAGTTGGAATCCGGAAGAAGATCGAACATGACGTGGTGATGAAAGCCAGCAGCAGCCTGCCCAAGAAGCTGGCACTGCTGAAGGCCCCGGCCAAGAAGAAAGGGGCAGCTGCCGCCACCTCCTCCAAGACACCTTCCTGA